In Kwoniella shivajii chromosome 11, complete sequence, the DNA window GATACTATATTTTGAATCTGAGAGAAATATCGATACAGGACTTGAAGCATTGTCATGACGAACGTTGTTGATTAGTGTGaatttgagcttgaactaTGACCGATCGAACTTCCTAAACTACTACCCTCTGATACGCAGACAATAGGGAAAGCACCTTGTTTGCCTAACATACTACCTTCACCCGTAGTGGTGGAAGCAGAAATAACCTCTGCTGTTCCCCATGCGTCGTCGAACAGACGCACAACACGGAGTCTCATTCCTGGGCGCAGATCAAGTTCGTCAGGAAGAGAAGCTTGGTATCTGTTCATAAAAAGTCGGTCAGCAAGTGATCTCTGTCACTGTCCCAGGATCGATTACATTCGTCACACTCACGGCCATAAAACAGAAACTTCCATTCCAGgttcaatccatctttcacctaattGGTTTTCATCTTTGACTCTAGGTAAGACTGTACCTGTACTATTTCTGTTTCCTGCTGTCATGCCTGCGCCTGCCGCTCCTGCGCCGAACCCCGCTGCAGCCGCAGACGGAGCGATTAACCCTTCTGTAGATTTGGTGTGACCATGAGCACTTTGGGAATAAGCGGTTTCGCCACCCATAGTAGGTgaacttccatttccactaTATCTACCGATCAAACCTTTTTCAGATGTGTTCATAGGTTGTTTACCATTTCCTCCGCCGTGATTAGAAGTGAAATAACCGAATATACCTTGTTGAGAAGTTGAATTGGGTCTAGCTTGAGATGCGGCGAATGAAGATACTGAATCTCTTTGATGTTGTTTTCGTCTTTTCTTCATACAAATTAAGAGGAATATCAAGAGTGCAAGTAATAGTAATCCACCCAAGACACTTCCAACGATGATTCCTGCTAATTTACCACCTGTGATCTTGCTTGACCTCCCCGCTGTGTCATTCGCTGTTGTTCCTGTGGGAGAGGACGTGGCGGTGGCTGTGTtgggtaatgaagaagaagaagaagcgttCGGCCGTACGGGTAAAGTATATCCACACACAGATACATCTGTTGAGCCTATAGCGGTGAAGAATTGTCAGCATCAACCATACCGCATCTCCTCACTACCTGAAAACCCCCGTCTAATTATCGACTACAGGATAAAAGTCATTCGCTCACCTTGATAACAACAATCATCAGgattatcattattacaATAATCACATAATTGATTTGTTGAACTACCAAAACCGCAATTCCCTTCATTACTTTCACCACTGATACAGCTTTCCGTGTTGTTCGTAGCCAACGTAGTCCAATTTGTACAATCGGTGAAATCTTTTACTAGCTGAGTGTCTCTTCTACCTTGAGTCAAATCTGAACCAGgacaaaaagatgatgaattgacaaTGGAATATTCGGACGAAGAGTATTCAAGACATGTTGATTGAcaaaccatcttcattgaTGTAGCTGCGGTGGATGAGTCTGCAGTGAAGTCAAGCGTAAGCTATCTTCTTTGTGCCCGAGAACAAGAGCGGCCATCCTTGGAATGGCGCAGTGATGAGATACGTCGAGAACAATTTACTCACTGTACAAAGCGGTACAGCTCAAACTGTACATCTCATTAACCCACATTGAGCATAAAACGGTTCTTTCCCATCTGATAGTAGCTTGACTGGCATTGCTGCATCCCAGTTGATCGTTACCGAACTTTGTATTGGTGAATTGATAAGGATTTGAGAAGTAAGCCAAAGCGGCGGCGTCGAACGTAGCTACCGAATTGACATtggtgaagaaagggaatgcGTTGGACAGATTCGCTGGGTTGAGGTATGCGTATTGGTCTATATGCGGGTCAGCATAGTGTCAAGGGATAACAATTGGAGAGGGCGGAGGCGAGGGAATAACTCACAAGCAGGACAGGCTACACTACCCAGTAATCTCAAACAACCATCTTGGATTTGTTGAGCTCGAATTTCTGTCCCACTGAACAAAATCCCTACTAAACCAAGTAGAAGCAATAACGATTCCTTCATCTCAAGTATGAGTCAACTACTAAGGAGTCTGTTCCTGATCTATCTTCGATTGGTTTCGACAAGATCGACGTTTTTTTATATCGTATCTTTTGTGATATTGGTCACTTTTGCGCTTCAGTCCTACTTTGACCACGATCGAGTAGATGCTAGAGCTATTCGAAAGGGATGAGGTTGAATCTACCTTTGCAAAGAAGATACAAAGATGAATTCCAAGAAATTCATTATGAATAAAAAGGTGGGATCATCGTCAGACTCTCCTAGTCATCCTTCACCATTCTGAGCATTTGTTCGTAAGCTATCACAGGTCATCGACACAGAATCAAAAAAAAAGGTACTTTAGCTTCGTACTATTCCCGAAATCTTGCTTTTTCCAACGGGGGCTCAAGGACAGAAGAGGAACGTCAACTGGAAAGTTAAAATCTCATAACTAGGTATATTGGTAACGTAAATTCACCTTCCCgcgttctctttcttccctcctcAGTCTTCAAAgtcttcagctgatcaactGGGGGGTGGAGGGAACACCGAGGGAAAAGAGATCATCTTTTTCAGGGTTTAACCACTTTATGAATTAGACTCTACGAGTATGGCTTGGCTTATGCTTGGGCCATAGAGTGAAAATCGAGTGGGATACATGGTCAGTGGCGTTTCTATACTTCTTTGCAATAGTAAGATAAGAATCAGGTTTTAGCCGAACAAGTGGAGTTGAAGGATGTAGGACTACGACTGTGGGATGATGAACGGTCAGGATGCATATGCAGTTGTATGGGGTTATTTCCCACCTGTCCCCGCCGTACTACCTTTTCAATGCTTCCTTCAAACCTCTCACTTGATCCAGCTTCTCGATCCTCAATCCCTCATCACTCTGTCTAGCTAAGAGAGGACACACgctcatctctttccaccCTGACCATAAATCGTCCACGCGTGAGGCTACTGATGGGGTATCTATAACCAAGAGGTATAAAGCATCGTATCCTCCAGCTACAGCACGTTGTGTCAGCGAAACAAAGTGCAAGAAGAGTTCTGACTCACCACCAGGTACACCGCCGCCTATGACTCCCGGTAACTCAGAGCAGGCATCTAATAGTCTAGTCTGTTCAGGAGGTTCTATGGGTACTCCTGATAATTCGGACATCTTTCGAAGGAGGCTTCGAATTGTCTATGGGCTAAATGAGCTCAATTCTTCAAACGTAAACACAAGTATACGCACAAAGAGAGTCTGCCTGATCTCGTACAGTAACGCCGCCATCATCGCATTGCTTTTGTTCTGCGATGCAGGTCAGCTCATGCCGTTTCTACCTCCAGGATACCTGATCCACACTCACATCTTCTATATGCTTGTCCCCCATCGACTCCAGCGTCTTCTCATACCCATTATCCCCCTCCCTATTCACTAAACCAGTTAACGACTGTTCCAACTGCATATTCGCTTCATTCAATTCTGCCCATACATTTCCAGCTTGTTGCGGGTTCTCTTTACGCCATGATAAGACTTTACCGACGAAAGAGGGCGTATCTGTCCCTGCGTCTACATCCGCAAGTATCAATCGCAAACCTTTTGGTAATCTAAAGGAAGTGACATCTTGATCCCATTGTGATGGAGCCAATCCATCCATCAAAGTGTCTTCTTCAGAAAGTTCAAGGGGGATAGCATCTATTGGTCTGTCCATTAGAGAAGTGAGGAGGGAAGGTGAAAATCTGCGATAGATATGTGTACCGAAaacagctgatgatatatcgAATCCACTACCGACTTTCCCCTGAGCCAAACAATGTACGAACTGAGCGAGTGAATGTAGTGTTTCTAGGTCATCTGATTTTTCCAATTTATCTGGATTGGCCTCTTTGTGAGATAGATCTAGGATTTTCAGGTGGACGAGGAGAGATGCAACGAGAGAAGTCACAAGTGCAGCTGATGACCCTAACCCAGTTTTGTTTGTCTGGGATATCGGTCGAGgcaggtgagtgaaaggtggaagagatgacaATGAGGTGATTTTTGTCGGAAGGGATAGCGCTGAGAGCTACATAACGTGTGAGCATGCGCCTTGATTGCATTCTAAGGGAGAAAGGAACGTACCTGTTCTCGTTGAGAGTAAAAGTCATTGTCTGCGAGTACTACAATATCTAGGCCTTCTCCATGGGCTGTAAGTCTATTGATCAactcttcagcagcttcttgTCCTCTGTTATGTCCCGTCTTAGCGAGTGTCTCATACGCCAGAGTAAGAGATTGGAATAAAGCCAAGTAGATGAACTTGTTCTTCCCTCCATCCTCTTTGTTTTGCTCCAGCCTTAGCGCCTCCTTCTCCAGCAAGAGTGAATATGTCCAGGTAGATGACTTCGCGGGGAATTGTCCGGCTCGTACTGAGATGATAGCCTTGcctgatgatgacgaagttgaaggagaaggtaaagaagtgaCCGTTGAATAGAACCTTGATGAAGTGGCTACTACAACGCCCGAGAACGCTCTATCCAGGACTAAATAGCCTCCTGCAAGAAGCACCTTCCCGGGGGAGGAgattgttgttctttctgGCTCCATCTTGAGGCTAAGTTGGTGTGGATGAAGTATATTGAcaagagggaagaagctCTTTTTTTCCTCGTCAAATTCAgtttttgttgatgaaggataGACCGTGCCTTCCCAAGCTGTGGTATAACGCCACGTGGATACAGCTAGCACACTGACAAAAAAGCTTCCGTAAATCTCGGATATTCAGTTTATCGGTCTCAAGCGAGATCTCTTATCTGTTACCAatgaaatcattcattcctcatgacagaagaaagaaaggagatggagCGAGTGATGCTCTGAGAGACTGATAAGTACTGCTATTTGCCCTGTTACACGACAAGCAATCACGTCGTATGTAGTTAGAGCATCACACACTTGACATCAACAGCTCGACACCACCCAAACAGTGAACGCTCCACCATGTCTCTCCCCAGTGGGAGTGTTCCCATCCCTTCTGTACCGGTACCTGCTCCACAAGAGGAATCTCAATCCAAGCGAAGTAGGATGATGCAAAGCTCGTTGGAGCTGGTGTTCTCATGTGAGTGTCTTGAGCCAAATGTAATGACACCACCGCTGACCCATACATAGACTCACGACATCAACAACTTCGATATGGGGGATCGGCACCGTCGTTCatcgaatcatcatcttccaaatcaccttcaactgaTCAAAGAGGGAGTGGACAATcgggagaagaagaagagatagagGAGCGGGACGTATCCGGAAGGTGGGCAGATATAGAATCTGCagctggaagaggaaggcGACAATCTGGAATATCACCAATCGGtagagatgaagatccagaaataatatttgaagaagaagaagaagaaatacaaCCGGCGTCACATCATTATAGAACAGCATCGGATGAaccttcattcttccattccGATCCACTTCCAGCCTCCAGAGCAAACGATACATCCCCCATGCCTTCGAGTCAAGCTAGTCCGGTTATACCCCCTTCGATCGGAGGAAAGGGTTTGATCTCAATCAACATGTTCTCGCCAAGAGTGACGTCGTCGAATTTGAGCACGTCGTACGGGACTAGATCAAGTGGGAGTCAAACACCTCTCCCTGGGAGAATACCGAGAGATTTCAATGCTAGTGGAATCAGTCGGGCAGAAGATGTTGATACCGATGAGAGAACCGGTTTGGTGAAAGGTACAGATACTGGGTACGGCGCACTCAgtgatcgagatgaagaagggaatgtTAGGGTTAGACAGAAGCATAAATATCCTCAAGGCCAGAGTACCGATGGTCAGACTGTGAGTAAAGTTATACAGTAGACCTGTGATTGCAGCTGATGGATTTATTTAGCTGTTCAACGCTACGGCTGTGCTGGTTGGAATAGGGCTACTATCGATGCCGCTAGCATTCGCATACGCTGGATGGGTAGGAGGGACAGTCATGCTGTTAGGTTTTGGATGGCTGACCTGTTACACGTGAGTGATATCGTCCATCTCCTAATAAAGTAGATTCTGACGGGATGTACAGCGCCAAGCTGCTTGCGCATCTGATTAGATCAGATCCAAGCTTGATGGGATACACAGATATTGGCGTGAGGGCACTGGGACCATGGGCAGGTGGTGGAATACATGTTCTGTGAGTGGCTTCCCTGGCTATCAGAGTTTACAGCTGACATCAGGAGCTGAATAGCTTTTGCATGGAGTTGTTCGCTTTAGGGTGTGTTTTGTGATTCCTCCTGTATGTTTCTCAGCTAAGCCCCGTCTAGTGTCGCATTGATCGTTCTGTTTGGAGACACACTGAACGCTTTATACCCAAACATCTCGTCAAACACCTGGAAAGAAATTGGGTTTATCTTGTGGGTCGTCCCCTGATACCAGTGTTACGCGATACTAACGTCAAGTCATGTAGCATCCTACCAACAGCTCTTATGCCACTTCGTCTCTTATCCCTCCCCTCGCTCCTCTCATCAGTGTCCTCACTCCTCCTAATTCTCGTGCTGCTGATCGACGGTCTGATCCGTCCCATCGCACCCGGTTCATTACGCAATCCCATGCCGACGTCTCTATGGCCAGAGTGGGGCGGATCCAACTGGCTAGGTGGAATAGGACTGGTGTTAGCTGGATTTGGTGGACACGCTGTGATGCCTAGTCTGGCTAGGGATATGAAAAGGCCTGAATCGTTTGATAGAGTCGTTAACAAAGCTTTTGTGAGTGCACAAGTGTATATGACTGGATGGAGTACCTGCTAACGTTTTAAGTATAGACAATTGCCACGGCTATCTCGTTTATAGCTGGAGCTGCGGGATATCTGATGATAGGGCAGACTGTTTCGGATGAAGTGAGTAGGGTATATCACTACCTCAGGTTATAAACTGACGCCAAACAGATCACTCGAGATCTGATGCAGGATAAATACCACTATCCCCATTTGCTTAATCTCTTCGCTTTGTGGATGATTGTCATCAATCCTCTAACGAAGTTCGGCTTGAGTTCTAGACCGGTGAGTTCGCTTTGGAAGTCCGCAATGTTCTTAGCTAATGACCCGTGGTGAAGCTCAATATCACTCTGGAGAGTATCCTTGGCATATCACCTACCACCGGAATACACATCGAGGACGAATCGACTTTTCATACTTCTGAAGCAGATGAAAGTGATCCTCTCGGTTCAGGTACCAAGTCGGatcgaggagaaagaaggttaTCTTCCATGTCCATCGCAAGATCTCGtgcaagaagagaatcaaggGGGATGGGAGAATCAGATTGGTCGTATAGATCATTCCCTAGGAGACCAAGTGAAATTGCACCGATCAAGACCTCTTCTCCAAGTGAAGAGAGGAGAAACACTGTGTTACGAGTCATGTCGAGGACTGTAGTTACAGCTCTGTGCGTAGTTACTGCCGTTCTCTTACCTGGGTTTGGAAGGGTCATGGCTTTCTTAGGAAGTTTCTCGGCTTTCCTGATCTGTATAATTCTTCCAGTGAGTGCGGGACACGCTGATTTGGAGACACTCGCTGATTCATATGATAGCTGCTGTTCTACATTCGCTTGGCCCCTCGTTTAGACCCCAGTACGGAGTCAACACCATCCGCTAGATGGCACCGAACGGCGCATTGGATAATGGTTGGAGTATGTACAGTGTTTATGATAGCTGGGACTGTGTGGGCATTCCTCCCTGGAAGTGGACATGGCGAGCTTGATCCATAGATGGAATGCATGCGGAGTAAACTAGAAATTGCATTAAATTACAGGAATTTTTATTATCATCGATAAACATTTGTATGGCCTTGAgaacgaaagagaaagcaTGTATCATACTGTCGCTTCAGCAAGCATGCGCTACTCTTGCACGTCCACAGttctttccatttctgaTCAAGCACCTGTACGAAAGAAGTCCTCGTCGTTGACAGAACGCCACCAAAAGGAAACACGTGTTCAAGCTTAAAAAAGTCGCGTAAACGCGACGAGTGTTGTAAgacctttcttcttctcttctcgttCGACCACTCTTGATCTATAACATCTACACAGCCAACGAGCAACATGCCAGGAGGAGTATTCAAGATATCACCGGGGGTACAGTCGT includes these proteins:
- a CDS encoding phosphomevalonate kinase — translated: MEPERTTISSPGKVLLAGGYLVLDRAFSGVVVATSSRFYSTVTSLPSPSTSSSSGKAIISVRAGQFPAKSSTWTYSLLLEKEALRLEQNKEDGGKNKFIYLALFQSLTLAYETLAKTGHNRGQEAAEELINRLTAHGEGLDIVVLADNDFYSQREQLSALSLPTKITSLSSLPPFTHLPRPISQTNKTGLGSSAALVTSLVASLLVHLKILDLSHKEANPDKLEKSDDLETLHSLAQFVHCLAQGKVGSGFDISSAVFGTHIYRRFSPSLLTSLMDRPIDAIPLELSEEDTLMDGLAPSQWDQDVTSFRLPKGLRLILADVDAGTDTPSFVGKVLSWRKENPQQAGNVWAELNEANMQLEQSLTGLVNREGDNGYEKTLESMGDKHIEDNKSNAMMAALLYEIRQTLFTIRSLLRKMSELSGVPIEPPEQTRLLDACSELPGVIGGGVPGAGGYDALYLLVIDTPSVASRVDDLWSGWKEMSVCPLLARQSDEGLRIEKLDQVRGLKEALKR